GAGATAATAGCCGAGGGCCACTAGGATAATTAGGATAACGACTATTATCAGGGCGAGGACCCCTCTCGATATACCTCTCGTCATAGGACCACCTCGGCCCCACTCCCCAGACCGGTGATACTTATAAATATTGTGTTAAGAAGGCCCCGGAAATAAATAAAAATGTTTAATGTTTTTGCGCCGAGCTCTTCAATCCCTTATATGCCCTGAAGGCTACTATCGCAGCTGAGATTATGTAGATGGGTATAGCCCAGATCGAGAATATCCAGAAGGCGAGGAGGGAGCCCGATACTATCAGCAAGAACCTCTCTATTTTCGAGAAATCTACCCCGATGTGACCCACGCTGCCTATGGCCAGGAGTAGTAGGGAAGCTATAGATACAGATGTGGCGATCAGGAAGCCCTCCGGATCCGAACCAACTATAAGTAAGTTGGAAGCCAATTTATTCGATGAGAACATGAAGGGAACGAGGAAAGTGGGCAGAGTGTACTTCCAAGCTTGCATCATGGCCTTGTAGACATCAGCTCCCGTGATGGCTGCAGCAGCTGAGGGAGAGAGGGCCACCGGCGGCGAGACCTCGGACAGGACTGCGTAGTAGAATATCAGCAGATGGGCTGCATGAGCGGGTATGCCCACGTGTACGAGGGCAGGAGCTATTATCGGGACGCAGACGACGTAAGTTGCCGTTATGGGGAGGCCGAGTCCTATTATTATCGCTGATATCGCCGCAAGTATCATGACGAACACGTGTATGCCGCCGCTCAGCTCTATTATCATATGCGATATCTTGAGCCCCAGCCCAGTTAGAGTGAAGGCCCCCGTTATTATACCAGCTGCAGCCAGTAGAACAGCTATTGAAACGAAAGATTTCGCAGCGTCGTAAAAAGCTGAGATAAGCCTTCTAGGTGTGAGCCATTCCTCCCTGTTCTTGCTCAGGAAACTCGTGAGTATCACTACGAGTATCGCCCATAGTGCGGATGTCGCCGGGGATCTGCCTAGCCCCACTAAAACTACGAGAACTATTAAGGAGATCAAATGATAGCCCTTCGTCTTGAAGACATGCTTAAGGCTCGGCGCCGATATCTCGGGGGGCTTGAATGCGTACTTCCTCGCTTCAACTTCCACCATGAAGAGCATGGCTAAGTAATAGAGGACAGTGGGCATCAGCACCATCAATATTATGTCCCAGTAACTCACATCGAGGAATTCCATCATCAAGAAGACGGCCGCTCCCATGAGGGGAGGGGATATCACTGCCCCTATGCCGCCGGCCGATATCAAGCCAGCTGCCATCTCAGCAGTATATCCCGCTTCCTTCAGCGTGGGCCAGAGGACGGGGGTTAGGGACATGGTGGTAGCGACCCCGCTCCCCTGGGGCCCGCCCAGGAGGGCTGTAGCTAGTACAGCCCCCCTTCCAGCGCTAGAAGATTTCCTCCCCATCAATGAAGTAGTCAGATCTATCCAGAAGCTTCCGGCACCAGCTGCATCCATTAAAGCCCCATACAAGACGAATAGGGACACATAAGAGGCAGCAACGCCGAGAGGGACGCCGTATACACCATCTAAGGTCATCACCAAGTGGCCTACTATCCTCTCTATATCGTACCCCTTGTGGGATAGCGGGCCGGGTATGTAGTAACCGAAGTACATGTAGGCTATGAAGAAGATGACTATTACCGTGAAAGCCTTCCCGATAGACCTCCTTGTGGCCTCTACCAATATTATGAGGAGGATTATCCCGAAGAGCACATCGTAGAAGTTGGGTATTGTCGACCTATATGCGTAGTACTCATCAGCTACGGCATAAGCTATTGAGATTACCGCTAGCGCTCCCAGTATCAAATCAATTATGAGAGCGAGTCTGCTCCTGAAGAGCTTTTTT
The sequence above is drawn from the Candidatus Korarchaeum cryptofilum OPF8 genome and encodes:
- a CDS encoding TRAP transporter permease — protein: MSEAEKEEGAVREFRGISKYPVMAVGISMILWCILGALFVIETYRFRMIFLALVLLFMLLQYPPSKKLFRSRLALIIDLILGALAVISIAYAVADEYYAYRSTIPNFYDVLFGIILLIILVEATRRSIGKAFTVIVIFFIAYMYFGYYIPGPLSHKGYDIERIVGHLVMTLDGVYGVPLGVAASYVSLFVLYGALMDAAGAGSFWIDLTTSLMGRKSSSAGRGAVLATALLGGPQGSGVATTMSLTPVLWPTLKEAGYTAEMAAGLISAGGIGAVISPPLMGAAVFLMMEFLDVSYWDIILMVLMPTVLYYLAMLFMVEVEARKYAFKPPEISAPSLKHVFKTKGYHLISLIVLVVLVGLGRSPATSALWAILVVILTSFLSKNREEWLTPRRLISAFYDAAKSFVSIAVLLAAAGIITGAFTLTGLGLKISHMIIELSGGIHVFVMILAAISAIIIGLGLPITATYVVCVPIIAPALVHVGIPAHAAHLLIFYYAVLSEVSPPVALSPSAAAAITGADVYKAMMQAWKYTLPTFLVPFMFSSNKLASNLLIVGSDPEGFLIATSVSIASLLLLAIGSVGHIGVDFSKIERFLLIVSGSLLAFWIFSIWAIPIYIISAAIVAFRAYKGLKSSAQKH